In Candidatus Cloacimonadota bacterium, the following proteins share a genomic window:
- the uvrA gene encoding excinuclease ABC subunit UvrA gives FLGQMEKPKVDYVEGLSPAVSIEQKAASHNPRSTVGTVTEIYDYLRVLYARIGTQYCYQCGKPVSSQSLDQMVNTLLELEEGTKIQILAPLVRERKGEHKDVFSRIKREGFVRMRVNGVVHDVNDNVKLDKKSKHNIEVIVDRLVIKKGIESRLTDSMELALDLADGIVMIDFPDTNETQLFSIQNACPTCNISYPELNPQMFSFNSPLGMCETCNGLGTRMELDEDKIVPDKRRSIMEGAVKYWGPLQEKRRSWRYKILLQLADEFGFSLKTPWNQLNEQARDIILYGSRGKKFRIDWDMETSSGHYMTQFEGLIPAIQRRFRETKSEAMRRMYLSYYSEKPCTSCEGTKLRIESRYVKINEKSIVDISKMSIRDAYDFADNLKLTGNKKIIADELIKEIKARLQFMLNVGLHYLTLDRSAPTLSGGESERIRLASQIGSGLVGVMYILDEPTIGLHQRDNRRLIQMLAGLRTIGNTVIVVEHDAEMMKEADHILDFGPLGGVYGGEIVAQGSYDEIIKHEESLTGKYLSGEMCIPEPKFYRAKNHGYLTLAGVHQNNLKNIDVKIPLGVFTCITGVSGSGKSSLVNQTLYPSIANRLHNSTHPEGKYLKIENLDKIDKIINITQDPIGRTPRSNPATYTKVFDEIRKIFAQTPSAKIRGYKPSRFSFNVAGGRCETCGGNGVKQIEMHFLADVFVTCEVCKGKRFNKETLQIKYKDKNIYDVLNMDVQEALKFFENIPTIKRKLKTLCDVGLDYIKLGQPSPTLSGGEAQRVKLSRELSKTSTGNTLYILDEPTTGLHFHDIRKLITVLNKLVDKGNTIVVIEHNLDVIKCADYIIDLGPEGGDDGGEIVATGTPYQVAKEVKSYTGQYLQELFSGGNKQKN, from the coding sequence AGTTCCTCGGGCAGATGGAGAAGCCAAAAGTAGATTATGTGGAGGGGCTCTCCCCGGCAGTTTCTATAGAGCAGAAAGCAGCCAGCCACAATCCAAGGTCAACTGTGGGAACTGTGACTGAAATATATGATTATCTCCGCGTTCTCTATGCGCGGATCGGAACACAATACTGTTATCAATGTGGCAAGCCTGTTTCATCCCAATCCCTCGACCAGATGGTCAATACACTCCTTGAGCTCGAAGAAGGAACAAAAATACAAATACTAGCGCCACTCGTTCGAGAACGAAAAGGAGAGCACAAAGATGTCTTTAGCCGCATTAAACGCGAGGGTTTTGTGCGGATGCGTGTGAATGGGGTGGTTCATGACGTTAATGATAACGTAAAATTAGATAAAAAAAGCAAGCACAATATTGAGGTCATCGTTGATCGACTCGTTATAAAAAAAGGTATTGAAAGCAGATTAACGGATTCTATGGAACTTGCACTCGATCTTGCTGATGGTATTGTCATGATCGATTTCCCTGATACTAATGAAACACAGCTTTTCAGCATTCAAAATGCATGTCCCACCTGTAATATCAGCTATCCAGAGTTGAATCCCCAAATGTTTTCTTTTAATAGCCCCCTTGGCATGTGCGAAACCTGTAACGGTCTGGGGACAAGAATGGAACTCGATGAAGACAAGATCGTTCCGGATAAGAGACGTTCCATCATGGAGGGTGCAGTTAAGTACTGGGGACCTCTTCAGGAGAAGCGGCGTTCCTGGCGTTACAAGATTTTACTTCAACTTGCAGATGAATTTGGATTCTCACTAAAAACGCCATGGAATCAGCTAAACGAGCAGGCACGGGATATTATCCTATATGGATCACGGGGTAAAAAATTCCGCATCGATTGGGATATGGAGACCAGTTCCGGGCATTATATGACCCAGTTCGAGGGATTGATCCCTGCGATACAACGCAGGTTCAGGGAAACAAAATCCGAAGCCATGCGCCGAATGTACCTGTCTTACTACAGCGAGAAGCCATGTACAAGCTGTGAAGGAACCAAGCTACGGATTGAAAGCAGATATGTGAAGATCAATGAAAAATCGATTGTCGACATCTCTAAAATGTCCATCCGCGATGCCTATGATTTTGCAGATAACCTTAAGCTTACAGGAAATAAAAAGATCATCGCTGACGAACTCATAAAAGAGATTAAAGCCCGATTGCAGTTTATGCTCAATGTTGGACTTCATTATCTCACGCTGGACAGAAGTGCACCAACATTATCTGGAGGTGAATCTGAACGCATTCGTCTTGCCAGCCAGATCGGAAGCGGACTCGTGGGCGTTATGTATATTCTCGACGAGCCAACGATCGGTTTGCATCAACGGGATAACAGACGCCTTATACAAATGCTGGCAGGATTGCGAACAATAGGGAATACCGTCATTGTGGTTGAGCACGATGCAGAAATGATGAAAGAAGCTGATCATATTCTTGATTTCGGACCACTCGGCGGTGTGTATGGCGGTGAGATCGTTGCACAGGGGTCATATGATGAGATAATCAAACATGAAGAATCACTTACCGGAAAATATCTGTCCGGGGAGATGTGCATTCCTGAGCCCAAATTTTATAGGGCAAAGAATCATGGCTATCTTACACTTGCAGGGGTACATCAGAATAACCTTAAAAACATTGATGTTAAAATCCCGCTTGGAGTTTTTACCTGTATTACAGGCGTATCTGGTTCCGGGAAAAGTTCTCTTGTCAACCAGACGTTATATCCTTCAATTGCGAACCGTCTTCATAATAGCACACACCCGGAGGGTAAATATCTGAAGATAGAAAATCTGGATAAGATCGATAAGATAATTAACATTACACAGGATCCAATTGGCAGGACACCCCGTTCAAATCCCGCAACCTACACAAAAGTGTTTGATGAGATCAGGAAGATCTTTGCCCAAACGCCATCTGCAAAAATTCGGGGATATAAACCAAGCAGATTCAGTTTCAATGTTGCGGGTGGTCGTTGCGAGACATGTGGCGGCAATGGTGTAAAGCAGATCGAGATGCACTTCCTTGCAGATGTATTCGTGACATGTGAGGTCTGCAAGGGCAAGCGATTCAACAAAGAAACGTTGCAGATAAAATATAAGGATAAGAATATTTACGATGTGCTGAATATGGATGTTCAGGAAGCTCTGAAATTTTTTGAAAATATTCCGACCATCAAACGAAAATTAAAAACCCTCTGCGATGTAGGGCTTGATTATATCAAGCTTGGACAGCCATCCCCTACCCTTTCTGGTGGTGAAGCCCAGAGAGTTAAGCTGTCGCGGGAACTCAGCAAAACAAGTACCGGAAACACACTCTATATTCTCGATGAACCGACGACAGGTCTTCACTTTCATGACATCAGAAAACTGATAACAGTGCTGAATAAGCTGGTGGATAAAGGAAATACGATTGTTGTGATCGAGCACAATCTTGATGTTATTAAGTGCGCAGACTATATTATTGATCTCGGTCCGGAAGGTGGTGATGATGGAGGTGAAATCGTGGCAACAGGCACTCCATATCAAGTTGCGAAAGAGGTAAAATCCTATACAGGGCAGTATCTTCAAGAGCTTTTTTCAGGTGGCAATAAGCAAAAGAATTGA
- the sppA gene encoding signal peptide peptidase SppA, with translation MKKLIILGLILLTGISTLYAFDYTYFPTATTDDFLATKVNPAALAFGNASGVGYVHSFQDKMMQKNWALFLNLHELGYCYEKMDSTEQHTLSEGMKLAKNFYFGTDYVWKPAGFWKGDWGLYILARPWDFLSVSGSWRNISRDNESYTIGTGLRPIRVKGRFCYKITLTCDVTYTDSKWRKPIAGVQSQFLDGVHLNGFYDFENEGISVGVGFDIAHFKTGAQYTDKSKSGIVYGNVSDKRYHSFLIHDKQNKFYNYKLSGPIYDVKPAQRFGPFEIVTSVGSTMEEVIEKIETLKYDDRIEGIVFQSGNIYAGLAKFQELQAAFIDFKSTGKKIIFYYDYIMNSNYVFSASVADKIYLNPGGFLDLRGLSVSAPYLKDLLDTLGIDVISFRSHDYKNAANMFTETHMTEAEREMYEDFLSDIYDQMVLMIAEGRGMSDEQVRTAIDNGPYLIAQRALDAGLVDGLIYRDQLKDALKDLYGDVSITGIYRIPENRLDWSDDPASKIAVIYATGNIHSGKNEPGKSIGDETYMKAIEQAREDPCIMGIILRIDSGGGSSLASENIYREVVLCKEGEFSKPVVSSFSGVAASGGYYIACPSDKIFAEPTTITGSIGVIGAVPNLTRLYKKIHINWDVVKEGRNADFASTSRPMNDEEKKMIMEMIEVEYKDFVGKVAQCRGMTFEQVDEIAKGRVWAGTSGLQNGLVDAFGGMKEAVEEVKKLAGIKNDVELVAYPQRKSAFSLSLDMNTPGVNMNDLPVEVQMLIEKIQESTFYDKEHILLLMPYVLPDILEQHSFQR, from the coding sequence ATGAAAAAACTTATTATTTTAGGATTGATATTACTAACAGGTATAAGTACACTCTATGCCTTTGACTATACCTATTTTCCAACTGCAACCACAGATGACTTTCTTGCAACAAAGGTAAATCCAGCTGCGCTAGCATTCGGGAATGCGTCCGGTGTGGGATATGTGCATTCATTCCAGGACAAAATGATGCAGAAGAACTGGGCACTATTCCTGAACCTGCACGAGCTCGGGTATTGTTACGAAAAAATGGATTCAACTGAACAGCATACCCTTTCCGAAGGAATGAAACTCGCTAAAAATTTCTACTTTGGAACAGACTATGTCTGGAAACCGGCGGGATTTTGGAAAGGTGATTGGGGATTATATATCCTTGCACGCCCATGGGACTTTCTTTCTGTTTCAGGTTCCTGGCGAAATATTTCCCGTGACAATGAAAGCTACACGATTGGTACCGGCTTGCGCCCGATTCGAGTGAAGGGGAGATTCTGTTATAAGATAACGCTGACGTGCGATGTTACCTATACAGACAGCAAATGGAGAAAGCCAATTGCAGGAGTTCAATCACAATTTCTCGACGGTGTTCACCTGAACGGTTTTTACGATTTCGAAAATGAAGGGATATCAGTTGGAGTCGGTTTTGATATTGCACATTTCAAAACAGGAGCCCAATACACCGATAAAAGCAAAAGCGGTATTGTGTATGGAAATGTTTCCGACAAGCGATATCACTCATTTCTAATCCATGATAAACAGAATAAATTTTACAATTATAAACTTTCCGGTCCAATCTATGATGTCAAACCAGCACAGCGTTTCGGTCCTTTTGAGATTGTTACATCTGTCGGAAGCACTATGGAAGAAGTTATTGAAAAGATAGAAACCCTTAAATATGATGATCGTATTGAGGGGATCGTCTTTCAATCCGGTAATATCTATGCGGGATTAGCAAAATTCCAGGAATTACAGGCAGCTTTCATCGATTTCAAATCAACCGGAAAGAAAATCATCTTTTATTATGACTATATCATGAATTCGAATTATGTCTTTTCAGCTTCTGTTGCTGACAAAATATATTTAAATCCAGGGGGATTTCTCGATCTCAGAGGGCTTTCGGTCAGTGCCCCATATCTTAAGGATTTACTTGATACCCTTGGCATCGACGTGATCAGTTTCAGAAGCCACGATTATAAAAATGCTGCTAATATGTTTACAGAAACCCATATGACCGAAGCAGAGAGGGAGATGTATGAAGATTTTCTCTCTGATATTTATGATCAAATGGTTCTCATGATTGCAGAGGGTAGAGGAATGTCTGATGAACAGGTGCGCACAGCGATTGATAATGGTCCCTATCTTATTGCACAGCGAGCATTGGATGCAGGGCTTGTCGATGGTCTGATATATCGAGATCAGCTAAAGGATGCCCTGAAAGACCTTTACGGAGATGTAAGCATTACTGGTATCTATAGAATTCCAGAGAACAGACTTGATTGGAGTGATGATCCAGCATCCAAAATTGCTGTGATCTATGCAACGGGCAATATACATTCTGGTAAAAACGAACCCGGCAAATCAATCGGCGATGAAACATATATGAAAGCAATCGAGCAGGCTCGAGAGGATCCTTGTATAATGGGTATCATCCTGCGAATTGACAGCGGCGGAGGATCTTCACTTGCATCAGAAAATATTTATAGAGAAGTGGTGCTTTGTAAAGAAGGCGAGTTCTCAAAACCGGTTGTCTCATCATTCTCAGGTGTTGCTGCTTCTGGCGGATATTATATTGCCTGTCCGTCTGACAAAATTTTTGCCGAACCCACTACGATCACCGGTTCCATTGGCGTGATCGGCGCAGTACCGAACCTAACTCGATTATACAAGAAGATCCATATAAACTGGGATGTCGTTAAAGAGGGTAGAAATGCTGATTTTGCTTCCACAAGCAGACCCATGAATGACGAAGAGAAGAAAATGATCATGGAGATGATAGAGGTTGAATATAAAGATTTTGTGGGCAAGGTTGCACAATGCAGGGGAATGACCTTTGAGCAGGTTGATGAGATCGCAAAAGGTCGGGTATGGGCTGGAACCAGTGGATTACAAAACGGTCTGGTTGACGCTTTTGGCGGCATGAAAGAAGCAGTTGAGGAAGTCAAGAAGCTTGCAGGTATCAAAAATGATGTCGAGCTCGTTGCTTATCCACAAAGGAAATCTGCGTTCTCACTGAGCCTGGACATGAACACACCTGGAGTGAACATGAATGATTTACCCGTTGAGGTTCAAATGCTTATAGAGAAAATTCAGGAGTCCACTTTCTATGATAAAGAACATATTCTGCTTCTCATGCCATATGTATTACCGGACATTCTTGAACAACATAGTTTTCAGAGATAA
- a CDS encoding HAMP domain-containing protein: MNRSNWTLRKKILVGYTIAFLLMVLVIIYSLLNIIKLGEASAAILKENYKSILAAENMIDAIERQDSAILLLILNYTEEASIQFRENQNQFLLCLGRALDNITIENEDEIISTIQENYNLYLINFNKLQRIVLSNSQDASEFYHEQVLPNFIFVRDECIHLREINQETMFNASNVANHIARRAIRSIIVLSIALLATGLIFSLILVNLIVKPVHQIINATQRISDGDYNVQFKYNRTDELGILSKDFNRMVKKLKIYHDLNIKKIIREKSKSEAVIQSIDDGIIIINDESKIEDINPAAARIFNLEIEKTRGKHILEIIRNNAFYEEITNVFTGNIQTNQEQMDEKIFTIGESESKQHLLYSIISVNTGNAENDRMVVILLKDITSLKKLDNLKSEFIMAASHELRTPLTSINMSISLLKENLNNKLDKTNSELLSAAYDEVNRLKVLVNDLLDISRIEAGKMTMDFDRVEIKYLFEKAISVIIKQANEKKVETSIEIHDDLPVIKADPNKITRVLANLMANALRYTPKGGFIKLKGEKIGSKVHISVQDNGSGIPYEFQSRIFDKFVQVKNDSNPGGSGLGLSICREIVKAHGGNIWVESIPGEGSTFTFTLPVFEEKEKKV; the protein is encoded by the coding sequence ATGAATAGAAGCAATTGGACACTGAGAAAAAAAATATTAGTAGGTTATACTATTGCTTTTCTGTTAATGGTATTAGTAATAATTTACTCTTTACTAAATATTATTAAGTTAGGAGAGGCATCAGCGGCAATACTCAAGGAGAATTATAAAAGTATCCTGGCTGCAGAAAATATGATAGATGCCATCGAGCGTCAGGACAGTGCGATATTACTGCTCATCTTAAATTATACCGAAGAAGCATCCATACAATTTCGAGAAAACCAAAATCAGTTCCTCTTATGTTTAGGAAGAGCTCTTGATAATATCACAATTGAAAATGAAGATGAGATTATTTCAACGATTCAGGAAAATTATAACTTATATTTGATCAATTTCAATAAGCTTCAAAGAATTGTTCTATCAAACTCGCAAGATGCTTCAGAATTCTATCACGAGCAAGTATTACCTAACTTCATATTTGTTAGAGATGAATGTATACATCTAAGAGAAATCAATCAGGAAACAATGTTCAATGCAAGTAATGTTGCGAACCATATTGCGAGAAGGGCAATTAGATCAATAATTGTACTGAGTATCGCGCTACTTGCAACAGGACTGATATTTAGTCTTATCTTAGTTAATCTTATAGTAAAACCGGTTCATCAAATTATTAATGCCACACAAAGAATATCTGATGGTGATTATAATGTACAGTTTAAATATAACAGAACCGATGAGTTAGGGATTTTATCAAAAGATTTCAATCGAATGGTAAAAAAGCTGAAAATCTATCATGATTTGAATATAAAGAAAATTATCAGAGAGAAGTCTAAAAGCGAGGCAGTCATCCAGTCAATTGATGATGGAATCATTATCATAAATGATGAGTCAAAGATTGAGGATATAAATCCCGCTGCAGCAAGAATTTTTAATCTTGAAATTGAAAAGACTCGTGGGAAGCACATTCTTGAGATAATAAGAAATAATGCATTTTATGAAGAAATTACAAATGTGTTTACGGGTAATATTCAGACAAATCAAGAACAAATGGACGAAAAAATCTTCACAATCGGTGAATCAGAAAGCAAACAGCACCTTCTCTATTCCATAATTTCCGTCAATACGGGTAATGCAGAAAATGATAGAATGGTAGTTATTCTTTTAAAGGATATTACTTCTTTAAAGAAGCTGGATAATCTGAAAAGTGAGTTCATTATGGCAGCTTCTCACGAACTGAGGACACCTTTAACAAGTATAAATATGAGTATTTCTTTATTGAAAGAGAATCTAAATAATAAACTCGATAAAACAAACTCAGAGCTACTTAGCGCTGCTTATGACGAAGTTAATCGTTTAAAAGTACTTGTTAATGATTTATTAGACATCTCAAGGATTGAAGCTGGTAAAATGACAATGGATTTTGATCGGGTAGAGATAAAATATCTATTTGAGAAAGCAATATCAGTAATAATAAAACAAGCAAACGAAAAAAAAGTTGAAACTTCGATTGAAATCCATGATGATTTACCAGTAATAAAAGCAGACCCAAATAAAATAACACGGGTTCTAGCTAACTTGATGGCAAATGCACTTCGATATACACCAAAAGGTGGTTTCATAAAATTAAAGGGGGAAAAAATTGGTTCTAAGGTTCATATTTCCGTTCAGGATAACGGTTCGGGGATACCTTATGAATTTCAATCAAGAATATTTGATAAATTTGTACAAGTAAAAAATGATTCTAATCCCGGGGGAAGCGGATTGGGATTATCTATATGTAGAGAAATAGTAAAAGCGCACGGTGGAAATATCTGGGTAGAATCAATACCAGGGGAGGGAAGCACGTTCACTTTTACTTTGCCGGTTTTTGAAGAAAAAGAGAAGAAGGTATAA
- a CDS encoding response regulator, with amino-acid sequence MEEKKVLIVDDEKNIRMTLSQTLTGQGLITETAMNGEEALTKMDESKYDIIFLDLKMPGIHGLDVLKEISKSGSRIVTVIITAHGTIDSAVEAMKLGAIDFIQKPFTPDEIREVINTIMKRDELEAEKPDDFKSNIEYAKKCITEKNFESAINYLKKAISINSNSAEAYNMIGALLEIRGDLSEAQRNYRMALSVDPTYEPAEKNLERITSFHSNDSIIFYKNN; translated from the coding sequence ATGGAAGAGAAGAAAGTTTTAATCGTCGATGACGAAAAAAATATCAGAATGACGCTGTCACAAACCCTTACTGGACAGGGACTTATTACTGAAACAGCCATGAATGGAGAAGAAGCATTAACAAAAATGGATGAATCAAAATATGACATTATATTTCTTGATTTAAAGATGCCCGGGATACATGGACTTGATGTATTAAAGGAAATAAGCAAATCTGGATCTAGAATAGTAACTGTTATAATAACAGCCCATGGAACCATTGATTCTGCGGTTGAAGCTATGAAGTTAGGCGCAATCGATTTTATACAGAAACCTTTTACACCTGATGAAATTAGAGAAGTAATAAATACTATAATGAAAAGAGATGAGTTGGAAGCTGAGAAACCAGATGATTTTAAATCAAATATTGAATACGCAAAAAAATGTATTACAGAAAAAAACTTCGAAAGTGCTATCAATTATTTGAAAAAAGCTATTTCAATAAACAGCAATTCTGCAGAAGCATATAATATGATAGGTGCCTTGCTTGAGATACGTGGAGACCTGTCAGAAGCTCAGAGAAATTATCGTATGGCTCTTAGTGTAGATCCTACGTATGAACCTGCTGAAAAAAATCTGGAACGAATTACTAGTTTTCATTCCAATGATTCAATAATTTTTTATAAAAACAACTGA
- a CDS encoding TrkA family potassium uptake protein, with product MEKTKKSLYIVIIGCGRLGSHLANILSKKGHSTVIVDNSIDSFEKLDSTEFSGFRIEGDATELSVLKEAKINKADVVIGVTESDNINIMIGQIAKNTFSVKSVLVRIQDQNKIPFLNKLKLDYVCTTEQTATEILSRI from the coding sequence ATGGAAAAAACAAAAAAATCTTTGTACATAGTTATTATCGGGTGTGGAAGACTGGGATCACATCTTGCGAATATCTTAAGTAAAAAGGGACACAGTACAGTTATTGTGGACAATAGCATCGATTCGTTTGAAAAATTAGATTCAACTGAATTTAGTGGTTTTAGAATAGAAGGAGATGCCACTGAGCTTTCTGTGTTAAAGGAAGCGAAAATAAACAAAGCAGATGTAGTGATAGGTGTCACTGAAAGTGATAATATAAATATCATGATTGGACAAATTGCAAAGAATACTTTCTCTGTAAAGAGTGTGTTAGTAAGAATACAGGATCAAAATAAAATTCCATTTTTAAATAAACTAAAACTAGATTATGTTTGTACTACAGAGCAGACAGCTACAGAAATTTTATCTCGAATATAA
- a CDS encoding NAD-binding protein, translating to MNILIVGGGKVVYFVARSFQSKGHQTTIINKNIEECRWLSRRLKGVIVHGDGTDPQVLKDTNTIQMDAILAITPHDEDNLIICQIAKLNFGIRRTLAFVNDPDNEEMFKKLGISAAFSTTHMISNIIEQRTAYEDIIDLSSMADGKVIVTEILISDDSPACNKKLQDIDLPENSLIACVIRDDTQIIPRGSNVIQKKDKVIVITLPENHGEVIKILTGDVVE from the coding sequence ATGAATATATTAATCGTAGGTGGGGGAAAAGTTGTGTACTTTGTTGCCCGAAGTTTTCAGTCTAAGGGGCATCAAACAACCATCATTAACAAAAATATTGAAGAATGCAGGTGGCTATCTCGAAGACTGAAAGGGGTTATTGTCCATGGAGACGGTACTGACCCTCAAGTTTTGAAAGACACAAATACTATACAGATGGACGCCATCTTAGCAATCACACCTCATGATGAAGATAATTTAATCATATGTCAGATTGCAAAACTGAATTTCGGTATAAGAAGGACCCTTGCTTTTGTAAATGATCCTGACAATGAGGAAATGTTTAAAAAACTTGGTATTTCTGCAGCCTTTTCAACCACTCACATGATTTCTAACATAATAGAACAGAGAACAGCGTATGAAGATATCATTGATCTGTCATCAATGGCAGATGGTAAAGTGATTGTGACTGAAATTTTAATTTCTGATGATTCACCAGCCTGTAATAAGAAATTACAGGATATTGATCTGCCAGAAAATAGTCTCATTGCATGTGTTATTCGTGATGATACACAGATCATTCCCAGAGGATCAAATGTAATACAAAAAAAGGACAAAGTGATAGTAATAACATTACCAGAGAATCATGGAGAGGTGATTAAAATATTAACTGGTGATGTCGTAGAGTAA